One Synergistaceae bacterium genomic window carries:
- a CDS encoding DNA-directed RNA polymerase subunit omega produces MKFYDIDALESKCGTDNKYKITALVAARARWLSERKTFIDALPVNEKYLSAALLEVEEGKLLINWTEEQEKIPSHSRKHVEAATSLRE; encoded by the coding sequence AAATTTTACGACATCGATGCCCTCGAAAGCAAGTGCGGCACCGACAACAAATATAAGATCACGGCATTGGTGGCGGCCAGGGCTCGATGGTTGAGCGAGAGAAAGACATTCATCGACGCGCTGCCAGTGAACGAAAAATACCTTTCGGCCGCGCTCTTGGAGGTTGAAGAAGGAAAGCTCTTGATAAACTGGACGGAAGAACAGGAAAAGATACCTTCTCATTCTCGCAAACACGTGGAGGCGGCTACCTCCCTAAGAGAGTGA
- the coaBC gene encoding bifunctional phosphopantothenoylcysteine decarboxylase/phosphopantothenate--cysteine ligase CoaBC, translating into MNGKTLAWKRSRKIFLCITGGIAAYKIPDLVSRLKKLDCEVEIAMTEAAETLVSPLALSTLSGRRVWLQRDFLSSSRGFEIPHIRLADWAEVVVIAPCSANTAFGIAQGRAGSVVEAALLATRAPVLLFPAMNVHMFENPATQQNLRTLAERGARVVDPDFGLLACGYEGKGRLPDTDLILEEIAYALSPHRDLAGKHVLVTAGPTREYLDPVRFISNPSSGKMGLAVARTAWYRGAEVRVILGPVNATGCVHGLKIRNVISALEMRDAVMDSLAWADCVVKAAAVGDYRAQDKSEHKIKRDPGGDTLSLSLTQNPDIAAEVGSQKRPGQFLIGFAAETENLVNNARAKLERKKMDLMVANDVTAPGSGFEVDTNKVRLFSRNGEAAISGSKEEVADTLWEYIADHGLWT; encoded by the coding sequence ATGAACGGAAAAACCCTTGCTTGGAAGCGTTCCCGTAAAATATTTTTGTGTATTACGGGGGGAATCGCCGCTTACAAAATTCCCGATCTAGTCAGTCGCCTAAAAAAGCTGGACTGCGAGGTGGAAATAGCCATGACCGAGGCGGCTGAAACCTTGGTCAGCCCCTTGGCTCTTTCGACTCTTTCCGGCCGCCGCGTTTGGCTGCAAAGGGATTTTCTCTCCTCCTCGCGGGGTTTTGAGATTCCCCACATTCGGTTGGCCGATTGGGCGGAGGTCGTGGTGATCGCTCCTTGTTCCGCCAATACCGCTTTTGGCATCGCGCAGGGGCGGGCCGGCAGCGTTGTGGAGGCCGCACTCCTTGCTACTCGCGCGCCTGTGCTGCTTTTCCCGGCGATGAACGTCCACATGTTCGAGAACCCGGCTACTCAACAGAACCTACGAACTCTGGCGGAACGAGGCGCACGCGTCGTGGACCCCGACTTCGGGCTTCTGGCCTGCGGATACGAGGGCAAAGGACGCCTGCCGGACACTGATCTCATCCTGGAAGAAATCGCCTACGCCCTTTCCCCTCACCGAGATTTGGCGGGGAAACACGTGCTGGTCACGGCGGGACCCACTCGCGAGTACTTGGACCCGGTGCGCTTCATCTCCAACCCGTCCAGTGGAAAAATGGGGCTTGCCGTGGCGAGAACCGCCTGGTACCGGGGGGCGGAGGTGCGTGTCATCTTGGGACCGGTGAACGCCACCGGTTGTGTCCACGGTCTGAAGATCCGTAATGTGATCTCAGCCCTGGAAATGCGTGACGCGGTTATGGATAGCCTGGCCTGGGCGGACTGCGTCGTCAAAGCCGCTGCGGTGGGGGATTACCGCGCCCAAGACAAATCCGAACACAAGATCAAACGCGATCCGGGAGGGGATACGCTTTCGTTGTCTTTAACTCAGAACCCGGATATTGCCGCAGAGGTCGGGTCCCAGAAGAGACCGGGGCAATTTTTGATCGGTTTCGCCGCCGAGACCGAGAATCTGGTGAACAACGCCCGAGCGAAACTGGAGCGTAAAAAGATGGACTTGATGGTGGCCAACGATGTCACCGCGCCGGGCAGCGGTTTTGAAGTGGACACCAACAAAGTGCGCCTCTTTTCCAGAAACGGAGAAGCGGCCATCTCCGGCAGCAAAGAAGAAGTCGCCGACACCTTATGGGAATACATAGCGGATCATGGCCTTTGGACTTGA
- a CDS encoding protein-L-isoaspartate(D-aspartate) O-methyltransferase: MREWHMQASDMVEEQIVGRDVKNVRILKAMSTVPRHLFVPEKYAGSAYIDRPLPIGERQTISQPYMVAKMTELLSAEPGMKVLEIGTGSGYQAAILSALGFRVWSVERIQSLVDGARRRLSALDCDVTLIHDDGRNGYPDASPYDRILVTAASSRVEPAWDSQLAINGLLVAPLDVMTGGQRLLVRENLKNGFRNTWYDYCRFVPLLVGID; the protein is encoded by the coding sequence ATGCGAGAGTGGCATATGCAGGCATCCGATATGGTGGAGGAACAGATTGTCGGTCGCGATGTAAAGAACGTTCGTATTCTCAAAGCGATGTCCACCGTGCCCCGGCACCTTTTCGTGCCGGAAAAATACGCGGGAAGCGCTTACATCGACCGCCCACTACCCATAGGGGAGCGACAGACAATCTCTCAGCCATATATGGTCGCGAAAATGACGGAGCTTTTGTCCGCAGAGCCCGGGATGAAAGTATTGGAAATCGGGACGGGATCCGGGTATCAGGCGGCGATCCTGTCGGCTTTGGGCTTTCGCGTCTGGTCGGTGGAGCGGATTCAGTCCCTTGTCGATGGGGCGCGGAGGAGGCTGTCCGCTTTGGATTGCGACGTTACGCTGATTCACGACGACGGACGCAATGGTTACCCTGATGCATCTCCTTATGACAGAATCCTCGTCACGGCGGCATCGTCGCGTGTGGAGCCCGCTTGGGACAGCCAACTGGCCATAAACGGTTTGTTGGTAGCGCCATTGGACGTCATGACGGGTGGACAGCGTCTTCTGGTGCGGGAGAACTTGAAAAATGGTTTCAGGAACACGTGGTATGATTATTGTCGTTTTGTCCCCCTCTTGGTAGGTATTGATTAA
- a CDS encoding QueT transporter family protein has protein sequence MNIKPDIKLKSLALGSVVAALYAVLTITLAPISYGPVQFRVSEALTLLPFYFPEAIPGLFVGCFIANFFGGNGMLDVFVGSFATLAAAYLSRKMPRLWLATLPPILVNMAAIGTLLHYLLGVPLWSTVFYVGIGQMGACVLLGYPLMKALENRGIFKRR, from the coding sequence ATGAACATAAAACCAGATATAAAATTGAAAAGTTTAGCTCTAGGTAGCGTTGTCGCCGCTTTATACGCCGTTTTGACCATCACGCTTGCCCCTATTTCTTATGGTCCGGTGCAGTTTCGCGTCTCCGAGGCGCTGACCCTTCTGCCTTTTTATTTCCCCGAAGCTATCCCTGGGCTTTTCGTGGGATGTTTTATCGCCAATTTTTTCGGTGGCAACGGAATGCTAGACGTTTTTGTGGGAAGCTTCGCCACTTTGGCAGCGGCGTACCTGTCGCGCAAAATGCCTCGATTGTGGCTCGCGACCCTGCCACCCATTCTGGTCAACATGGCGGCCATCGGGACGCTGCTCCACTATCTTCTTGGCGTTCCCCTCTGGAGCACTGTCTTCTACGTGGGCATTGGACAGATGGGGGCCTGTGTACTTCTGGGCTATCCCCTGATGAAGGCTCTGGAAAATCGAGGAATCTTTAAACGCCGATAG
- the pxpB gene encoding 5-oxoprolinase subunit PxpB has translation MSTRAPRFFYAGESAVVVEFGDSIDMETNKRVQVLRKKIESCSFPGFIETVPTYRSLAVYFNPLQAGPPEKLEALLLELSQNLEMSGAEEKELLIIPTCYGGEFGPDLDKVASRTGLSADEVIRRHSAQDCYCYMLGFVPGYPYLGGMDPSLETPRLKEPREKIPVGSVGIGGKQTGIYTVESPGGWNLIGRTPLRMFDPDRPLRPGGTPAIFLNAGMWVRFSPIDAADFELLAHQSVLPDWQPDIRKNKKATKEVIGDVPDGV, from the coding sequence ATGTCCACGAGAGCCCCGCGCTTTTTTTACGCTGGTGAAAGCGCCGTCGTTGTCGAGTTCGGAGACTCCATTGACATGGAGACGAACAAGCGCGTCCAGGTTTTGCGCAAAAAAATCGAAAGCTGCTCCTTTCCTGGCTTTATCGAGACGGTTCCCACATACCGGTCTTTGGCCGTTTATTTTAACCCGCTGCAGGCGGGCCCCCCAGAAAAACTGGAAGCTCTGTTACTCGAACTGTCCCAGAATCTGGAGATGAGCGGTGCGGAGGAAAAAGAGCTATTGATCATCCCCACCTGTTACGGGGGCGAGTTCGGGCCAGACTTAGATAAGGTCGCGTCGCGCACGGGACTCTCCGCCGACGAGGTGATCCGCCGCCACAGCGCCCAGGACTGTTATTGTTATATGCTGGGTTTTGTTCCGGGCTATCCCTACTTGGGCGGCATGGATCCCTCACTGGAGACGCCGCGATTGAAAGAGCCCCGGGAAAAAATTCCCGTCGGCTCCGTCGGCATAGGGGGAAAGCAGACGGGCATCTATACCGTGGAAAGTCCAGGGGGCTGGAATTTGATCGGCCGGACGCCCCTACGTATGTTTGATCCTGACAGACCTCTTCGGCCAGGAGGCACTCCGGCAATCTTTCTGAACGCGGGAATGTGGGTACGCTTCTCCCCCATCGACGCGGCGGATTTCGAGCTCCTCGCCCACCAGTCCGTCCTGCCGGATTGGCAGCCCGACATTCGCAAAAATAAAAAAGCGACAAAAGAGGTAATAGGCGATGTGCCTGACGGAGTTTGA
- a CDS encoding biotin-dependent carboxyltransferase family protein, with protein MCLTEFEVLKPGMFTTVQDLGRHGYQMWGIPVAGAMDGAALRLGNILVGNEENTAGLEITMTGPVLKVLRGEGCFAVTGAKIGVTKNGFPLPYWTTHRFVTGDVLALGMVSSGFRAYLCVGGGFDVPLVMGSRSTYTRGGFGGYQGRALRASDLLLTGTADVLWAECEGLECPPVLRPNRDPGIPLRAITAQEDAFAEEGLVTFYSSEYVISNVSDRMGYRMEGPTIAHRETADIISDVTCLGSVQVPGHGQPIVMLADRQTTGGYAKIATVCAVDVENLAQRLPGQKVHFARVSVSEAVELLRKEETLFSAMKKLRAAKRSISSVSSSSVSRGTWNVTVNGENHQIEWERLG; from the coding sequence ATGTGCCTGACGGAGTTTGAGGTCCTGAAGCCGGGAATGTTCACCACCGTCCAAGATTTGGGCCGTCACGGGTATCAGATGTGGGGTATTCCCGTCGCTGGAGCCATGGACGGAGCCGCTTTGCGCCTAGGGAACATTCTGGTCGGCAACGAGGAAAATACTGCGGGCCTGGAAATCACCATGACCGGGCCCGTCTTGAAGGTTTTGAGGGGTGAAGGGTGTTTCGCCGTAACGGGAGCGAAGATCGGCGTGACAAAAAACGGGTTTCCGCTTCCCTACTGGACGACTCATCGATTTGTAACTGGAGACGTCCTTGCGTTGGGCATGGTCTCCAGCGGATTCCGCGCTTATTTGTGCGTTGGAGGCGGCTTCGACGTGCCTCTGGTGATGGGCAGCCGGTCCACTTACACTCGTGGCGGGTTCGGTGGGTACCAGGGCCGCGCCCTCAGAGCCAGTGACCTGTTACTCACGGGGACGGCGGACGTTCTTTGGGCGGAATGCGAGGGTTTGGAATGCCCGCCCGTCTTGCGTCCGAACCGAGATCCCGGCATTCCGCTGCGCGCGATCACCGCTCAGGAGGACGCTTTCGCGGAGGAGGGGCTCGTCACGTTTTACTCCTCCGAGTACGTCATCTCAAACGTATCGGACCGCATGGGCTACCGGATGGAGGGTCCGACCATCGCCCACAGGGAAACGGCGGACATTATCTCCGACGTCACGTGTCTGGGTAGTGTCCAGGTACCGGGACACGGGCAGCCCATCGTGATGCTGGCGGATCGTCAGACGACGGGGGGTTACGCGAAGATCGCCACGGTCTGCGCGGTGGACGTGGAAAATCTGGCTCAACGTCTGCCTGGGCAGAAAGTGCATTTCGCTCGCGTCTCCGTCTCTGAGGCCGTGGAGCTGTTGAGGAAGGAAGAGACCCTGTTCTCGGCCATGAAAAAACTCCGGGCCGCAAAACGGTCAATCTCTTCCGTATCCAGCTCTTCCGTATCCAGAGGAACATGGAACGTGACGGTGAACGGCGAAAACCACCAGATAGAGTGGGAAAGATTGGGGTGA
- a CDS encoding LamB/YcsF family protein has translation MVMVDLNSDLGESFGAWTMGIDSEVMSYISSANVACAWHGGDAEVMLRTVRAAKAQNVAVGAHPGYPDLLGFGRRNMACTVDELYAYTLYQVGALQAICASEGLELQHVKPHGAMYNQAAKDPKSATAIVKAVKNAGRGLIFMGLAGSAFEVAALEQGVPFASEAFADRGYMPDGSLVPRSQPGAFIHDPDQAAVRMVKLVKEGVIETPDGQILKLVAHSICLHGDNPAAVKMAMAVRAALEKNGIAVRNVREVLGK, from the coding sequence ATGGTGATGGTGGATCTCAACAGCGACCTGGGGGAGAGCTTCGGAGCCTGGACGATGGGGATAGACTCGGAGGTGATGAGTTATATTAGCTCCGCGAACGTGGCTTGTGCTTGGCACGGGGGCGACGCCGAGGTCATGCTCAGGACGGTTCGGGCGGCCAAGGCCCAAAACGTGGCCGTGGGGGCTCATCCTGGCTATCCCGACCTGCTGGGGTTCGGGCGGCGCAACATGGCCTGCACGGTGGACGAGCTTTATGCTTATACGCTTTATCAAGTGGGGGCGCTCCAAGCGATATGCGCTTCCGAAGGGCTGGAACTTCAGCACGTGAAACCTCATGGAGCCATGTACAATCAGGCGGCAAAGGACCCAAAATCGGCCACCGCCATCGTGAAGGCCGTCAAGAACGCGGGAAGGGGGCTCATTTTCATGGGGCTCGCAGGTTCTGCTTTTGAAGTGGCGGCTCTGGAGCAAGGTGTGCCTTTCGCGTCGGAGGCTTTCGCTGATCGTGGGTACATGCCAGATGGATCTCTAGTACCCCGCTCCCAGCCGGGCGCTTTCATCCACGACCCCGACCAGGCCGCGGTCCGTATGGTAAAGTTGGTCAAGGAGGGCGTTATCGAGACCCCTGACGGTCAGATTTTGAAGCTCGTGGCTCATTCTATCTGCCTGCACGGAGACAACCCCGCGGCAGTGAAGATGGCGATGGCCGTTCGCGCGGCTTTGGAGAAAAATGGGATTGCGGTCAGAAACGTGCGAGAAGTGCTAGGAAAGTGA
- a CDS encoding type II toxin-antitoxin system HicB family antitoxin, which produces MKRKYALSLIFFPQDEGGYHVECPEISGCFTCGKTLEEATEAINNLIQDLMPDEIKTEIQEEMFRLGHCLPGKQFYEVKVVEVEATDSGEIFFTSADVAERIQAAV; this is translated from the coding sequence ATGAAACGAAAATATGCTTTGTCGTTAATTTTCTTCCCTCAGGACGAAGGCGGCTATCATGTGGAATGTCCAGAAATATCTGGGTGCTTTACGTGTGGCAAAACTTTGGAAGAAGCTACAGAAGCTATAAATAATTTGATTCAAGACCTCATGCCGGACGAAATAAAGACGGAGATACAAGAAGAGATGTTCCGCCTAGGGCATTGTCTTCCAGGAAAGCAGTTCTACGAAGTAAAGGTCGTAGAGGTCGAAGCCACCGATAGCGGAGAGATTTTTTTTACCTCTGCGGATGTAGCCGAGAGGATTCAAGCTGCGGTTTAA
- a CDS encoding putative hydro-lyase: protein MTKAKMSDYATCSPQEVRQMIREGKWDRPTSGMCAGHVQGNLVVLPKDLAYDFLVFAQRNPKPCPILDVTEPGDPEPKLVAPGASLATDIPRYRVWKNGECVDEPTDARRYWRDDLVGFLLGCSFSFEGALMQANIAVRHIDCDCNVPMYITNIPCNPAGRLRGPMVVSMRPVPASLVPKAVLCTGRFPAVHGAPVHIGKPAVIGIENIDKPDFGDSVPIYPGEIPVFWACGVTPQAAIMAVKPEFAITHAPGCMFVADPLDSEYAVF from the coding sequence ATGACAAAAGCGAAAATGAGCGATTACGCAACGTGCAGTCCTCAGGAAGTGCGCCAGATGATCCGTGAGGGAAAGTGGGATCGCCCGACGTCCGGGATGTGCGCCGGTCACGTGCAGGGGAACTTGGTGGTGCTGCCCAAGGACCTGGCTTATGACTTTTTGGTCTTCGCTCAGCGCAACCCGAAACCCTGCCCCATCCTCGACGTGACCGAGCCCGGCGATCCGGAGCCCAAGCTGGTGGCACCAGGGGCCAGCCTCGCCACAGACATTCCCCGGTACCGTGTCTGGAAAAACGGGGAATGCGTAGACGAGCCCACGGATGCGCGGCGGTACTGGCGTGACGACCTGGTGGGGTTCCTGCTGGGCTGTTCTTTTTCCTTTGAGGGAGCTTTGATGCAGGCGAACATCGCGGTGCGTCACATCGACTGCGACTGCAACGTGCCGATGTACATCACAAACATTCCCTGCAACCCGGCCGGTCGGCTGCGGGGCCCTATGGTGGTTTCTATGCGCCCCGTTCCGGCGTCCCTGGTTCCGAAGGCCGTTCTCTGCACGGGGCGTTTTCCGGCGGTCCACGGCGCTCCGGTGCATATCGGGAAGCCCGCCGTTATCGGGATCGAGAATATCGACAAACCCGACTTCGGCGACTCCGTACCGATCTACCCCGGAGAGATCCCCGTCTTTTGGGCCTGCGGGGTAACCCCCCAAGCGGCGATCATGGCCGTAAAGCCGGAGTTCGCTATCACCCACGCCCCCGGCTGTATGTTCGTCGCCGACCCTCTGGACAGCGAATACGCGGTATTTTGA
- a CDS encoding formate--tetrahydrofolate ligase, giving the protein MRVPSDIEIAQAAQMEPIVKIAEKLGIEEDDLELYGKYKAKVRPRVLKRLTNKPDGKLVLVTAITPTPAGEGKTTTSVGLVQGLACVGKKACVALREPSLGPSFGVKGGAAGGGYSQVVPMEDINLHFTGDLHAITTAHNLCAAMLDNHIQQGNELNIDPRRIVFRRVMDLNERALRKIIMGLGGKTEGVPRESGFDITVASEVMAILCLAMDLMDLKARLAKIVLAYSYDGKPVTVADIGAAGAMAALLKDAINPNLVQTLEGVPAFIHGGPFANIAHGCNSVQATKLGLKLAEYLVTEAGFGADLGAEKFLDIKCRAAGLAPDAVVLVATVRALKMHGGRKKTELTGEDLKALEAGMPNLEKHIENIKKFGLPVVVAINRFPLDTEAELALVEKKCSELGASFALSEVWEKGGKGGAELAKKVIEACEKREKTLEVKFIYEAVMSPKEKINAIAREIYGADGVDFTPQAEKDLDLIHGLGKDDLLICMAKTQYSLSDDAAKLGRPKGFRVTVREVRLSAGAGFLVAVTGSIMTMPGLPKKPAALSIDVDEDGKISGLF; this is encoded by the coding sequence ATGAGAGTACCGAGCGATATCGAAATAGCGCAAGCCGCGCAAATGGAGCCGATCGTTAAAATAGCCGAAAAGTTGGGGATAGAAGAAGACGATCTGGAACTTTACGGTAAATATAAGGCGAAGGTGCGTCCCAGGGTGTTGAAAAGACTCACGAACAAGCCAGACGGCAAGCTCGTCTTGGTAACGGCCATTACGCCCACCCCGGCGGGAGAGGGCAAGACCACCACCAGCGTGGGGCTCGTCCAGGGCTTGGCCTGTGTCGGCAAAAAAGCCTGCGTGGCCCTCCGAGAGCCTTCGCTGGGTCCCAGCTTCGGCGTCAAAGGAGGGGCGGCTGGAGGTGGGTATTCCCAGGTCGTTCCCATGGAGGACATCAATCTCCACTTCACCGGAGACCTGCACGCCATTACCACAGCCCATAACCTCTGCGCGGCGATGCTCGATAATCACATCCAGCAGGGCAACGAGCTGAACATCGACCCGCGCCGCATCGTTTTCCGCAGGGTGATGGACTTGAACGAGAGGGCTTTACGCAAAATCATCATGGGGCTCGGCGGTAAAACGGAAGGCGTCCCTCGGGAGAGCGGTTTCGATATTACCGTCGCGTCCGAGGTGATGGCTATTCTTTGTTTGGCGATGGACTTGATGGACCTCAAAGCACGCCTCGCTAAGATCGTCCTGGCCTATAGCTACGACGGCAAACCCGTCACTGTGGCGGATATCGGAGCGGCTGGGGCTATGGCTGCGCTTCTGAAGGACGCCATCAACCCGAACCTAGTTCAGACCCTGGAGGGCGTGCCCGCTTTCATCCACGGCGGACCCTTCGCCAACATTGCCCACGGCTGCAACAGCGTCCAGGCCACTAAACTGGGGTTGAAGCTGGCGGAATATTTGGTGACGGAGGCTGGTTTCGGCGCGGACCTGGGCGCCGAGAAGTTCCTGGATATCAAATGTCGCGCCGCTGGGCTCGCTCCCGACGCGGTGGTGTTGGTAGCTACGGTTCGCGCCCTTAAGATGCACGGGGGCAGAAAGAAAACAGAACTCACGGGAGAGGATTTAAAAGCATTGGAGGCGGGGATGCCGAACCTCGAAAAGCATATCGAGAACATCAAGAAGTTCGGGCTTCCGGTGGTGGTCGCCATCAATCGGTTTCCCTTGGACACCGAAGCGGAACTGGCCTTAGTGGAGAAAAAATGCTCCGAGCTGGGCGCAAGTTTCGCCCTCTCCGAGGTCTGGGAAAAAGGCGGAAAAGGCGGCGCGGAGTTAGCCAAAAAAGTCATCGAGGCTTGTGAAAAACGCGAAAAAACCTTGGAAGTGAAGTTTATCTACGAAGCCGTCATGAGCCCCAAGGAAAAGATAAACGCCATCGCCAGAGAGATCTACGGCGCGGATGGAGTAGACTTCACTCCACAGGCCGAAAAAGACCTGGATCTGATTCACGGGTTGGGCAAAGACGACCTTTTGATCTGCATGGCGAAAACCCAGTACTCCCTCTCCGACGACGCGGCCAAGCTGGGCCGCCCCAAGGGCTTTCGCGTTACGGTGCGGGAGGTACGCCTTTCCGCCGGGGCCGGCTTCTTGGTGGCGGTGACCGGCTCCATCATGACAATGCCGGGGCTTCCCAAAAAACCCGCGGCCTTGTCCATCGACGTCGACGAGGACGGGAAAATTTCGGGATTGTTCTAA
- a CDS encoding prepilin-type N-terminal cleavage/methylation domain-containing protein: MCQPRKKREGFTLVEVLIVIVIIGILAGSMLLAQASGESSAEAMAILSDLRVMKSGAMLFVMNSGDFFPAASVNYAELLGKYMDHGRIINDPIRYAFFFTGGKWWVGVRLKGKTRVNEIIEDKAQSTYTMALYGSDNILTPPPTFSSTYLYKRSNTVVWTRGM, encoded by the coding sequence ATGTGTCAACCTCGAAAAAAACGTGAAGGTTTTACGCTCGTCGAAGTCTTGATCGTCATCGTTATCATCGGGATATTGGCAGGGTCTATGTTGTTGGCCCAGGCGAGTGGCGAGTCCAGCGCCGAAGCGATGGCTATTCTCAGTGACCTCCGCGTTATGAAATCTGGCGCGATGTTGTTTGTTATGAATAGCGGCGATTTTTTCCCAGCCGCGAGCGTTAATTACGCTGAACTGCTGGGTAAGTACATGGACCATGGACGCATTATCAACGACCCCATCCGCTACGCTTTTTTCTTTACGGGTGGCAAGTGGTGGGTGGGAGTGAGGCTAAAGGGTAAGACTCGTGTGAATGAGATCATAGAGGATAAAGCCCAATCCACCTATACGATGGCTCTTTATGGTTCCGACAATATTTTGACCCCTCCCCCAACCTTTAGCTCCACGTACCTTTACAAGCGATCGAACACTGTGGTCTGGACACGAGGGATGTAA